Proteins encoded in a region of the Orcinus orca chromosome 8, mOrcOrc1.1, whole genome shotgun sequence genome:
- the LOC117196556 gene encoding myosin heavy chain IB yields MTSDVCFYIDSLTLKPGSYWCGRGSRGGKGGRDPTLGWGEGSWRRLERAESRESPPGSGGAGRLSLTGYSGVSRALGRARASLGAGRRGAGLRESTPPPAPGPPRASRPLAGEPLSRAWPVRVRLLNLGTAGLLGTGLGGSTDLGLGGLGSPSRLRPRGPGSRTPFPNLCPSPILGGARPGAPLFPSLLSLPHSGARWRSRPPASSGRGVAGCGADTGSAATLSKLSGSGPSRPGTQAVAAPADPLLDPRRRPSSRAQTWST; encoded by the exons ATGACGTCAGACGTGTGTTTTTATATCGACAGCCTAACCCTTAAGCCAGGCAGCTATTGG TGCGGGAGGGGCTCTCGTGGGGGAAAGGGAGGCCGGGACCCGACCCTTGGCTGGGGAGAGGGGTCCTGGCGGAGACTAGAGCGGGCCGAGAGCCGGGAGAGCCCTCCGGGGTCTGGGGGTGCCGGGCGGCTGTCTCTAACAGGTTATTCTGGGGTAAGCCGGGCGCTGGGGCGGGCTCGGGCTTCGCTGGGGGCCGGGCggcgcggggcgggcctgcgggaGAGcacgcccccgcccgccccgggccCGCCCCGCGCCTCCCGCCCGCTCGCCGGGGAGCCTCTGTCCCGGGCCTGGCCCGTGCGCGTCCGCCTGCTGAACCTGGGCACCGCCGGCCTCCTGGGCACGGGACTGGGCGGGAGCACTGACCTCGGCCTAGGAGGCCTGGGATCCCCGAGCCGCCTGCGCCCGCGGGGGCCTGGAAGTCGCACGCCCTTCCCGAACCTGTGCCCCTCGCCGATTCTCGGCGGTGCGAGGCCAGGTGcccccctctttccctcccttctttccctcccccactccggTGCCCGCTGGAGGTCCCGCCCGCCCGCCTCCTCCGGCAGGGGTGTAGCCGGCTGCGGAGCTGACACCGGCTCCGCGGCCACCCTGTCTAAACTCTCCGGAAGCGGCCCGAGCCGACCGGGTACTCAGGCCGTCGCAGCTCCGGCGGACCCACTGTTGGACCCGAGGCGCCGGCCCTCCTCCCGCGCCCAAACTTGGAGCACTTGA
- the RHOG gene encoding rho-related GTP-binding protein RhoG, protein MQSIKCVVVGDGAVGKTCLLICYTTNAFPKEYIPTVFDNYSAQSAVDGRTVNLNLWDTAGQEEYDRLRTLSYPQTNVFVICFSIASPPSYENVRHKWHPEVCHHCPDVPILLVGTKKDLRAQPDTLRRLKEQGQAPITPQQGQALAKQIHAVRYLECSALQQDGVKEVFAEAVRAVLNPTPVKRGRSCILL, encoded by the coding sequence ATGCAGAGCATCAAGTGTGTGGTGGTAGGCGATGGGGCTGTGGGCAAGACGTGCCTGCTCATCTGCTACACAACCAACGCCTTTCCCAAGGAGTACATCCCCACAGTGTTCGACAATTATAGCGCCCAGAGTGCCGTTGACGGGCGCACAGTGAACCTGAACCTGTGGGACACAGCGGGCCAGGAGGAGTACGACCGCCTCCGCACACTCTCCTACCCTCAGACCAACGTGTTTGTCATCTGTTTCTCCATTGCCAGTCCGCCCTCCTATGAGAATGTGCGGCACAAGTGGCATCCAGAGGTGTGCCACCACTGCCCCGACGTGCCCATCCTCCTGGTGGGCACCAAGAAGGACCTGAGAGCCCAGCCTGACACCCTACGGCGCCTGAAGGAGCAGGGCCAGGCACCCATCACACCGCAGCAGGGCCAGGCGCTGGCCAAGCAGATCCATGCTGTGCGCTACCTCGAGTGCTCAGCCCTGCAGCAGGACGGCGTCAAGGAAGTGTTTGCTGAGGCTGTCCGGGCCGTGCTCAACCCCACGCCCGTCAAACGTGGGCGGTCCTGCATCCTCTTGTGA